TGGGCCGCTCCCGAGGTACCGCGGCAAAAGCTCAAATCAATTCCTTTCAGACGGCGGTAGGCGTCTATAAGTTGGACACGGGGAAGTTTCCTTCAACGGAGGAGGGGCTTGCCGCGCTACGGAGCCAGCCCAGTGACATTGAACGGTGGGATGGCCCATATCTTCCGCAGGACATTCCCCTTGATCCGTGGGGGCGTGCGTACATCTACCAATATCCCGGTGAGCACGGCGATGAGCCTGATATTGTTTCCCTGGGGGCAGATGGGCAGACAGGCGGAGAAGGTGAAGATACTGATGTTTTCAGTTGGAGCAGTAAATAGACATAAGAATGGTTTGAAGTACTGAAAATCAATGAAATACAAAAAAAACAGAACCTCGTTATGTCGGTCCTGCGAAGTAGGCATAACTCTTATAGAGTTACTCGTTGTCATGGCGATTGCAAGCGTAGTCTTGGCATTGGTGTTTCCCGCAGTTGGGGCGGGAATGTCAAGCTTGGAACTCCAGGCATCCGCCAGGAAGGTGATCGGTGCGGTACATTATGCCAGGGAAAAAGCAATCCATGCGCAAGAGCCATATCTATTGTTAGTGAACC
This sequence is a window from Acidobacteriota bacterium. Protein-coding genes within it:
- the gspG gene encoding type II secretion system protein GspG, with product MNELMKSRKQQSVSEERGVTLIELLVVVTIIAMFAALVGPRLFKQVGRSRGTAAKAQINSFQTAVGVYKLDTGKFPSTEEGLAALRSQPSDIERWDGPYLPQDIPLDPWGRAYIYQYPGEHGDEPDIVSLGADGQTGGEGEDTDVFSWSSK